The Altererythrobacter sp. Root672 genome includes a window with the following:
- a CDS encoding GNAT family N-acetyltransferase: MGSNAVLYLEPTREVRPIEPESSTPAAPRLRIVERDWRSFECPAELASWNALSLRASEPNPFLESWCLLPALRALDSCGDVELLCLEADGQLAGLLPVRREASYYGHPVPHWRNWLHPNAFLGTPLIARGLEKAFWLELLAWMDKNAGGALFLHLERQAGEGPVGGALLQVLEHMSRHAATVMQEERAMLRSELEPDAYLERALSGKKRKELRRQHRRLGEEGDLSSECLRDTAGLDDWIEAFLQLERAGWKGEAGSALACDNATEAFFRDTLIGAARHGRLERRALLLDGQPLAMLASFMCPPAAFAFKTAFDERYARFSPGALLQLDNIEVLKRPEIEWSDSCAAMNHPMIDQFWRERRSIVSRNIAIGGAARQLLFRLIAAVETASGSKGSK; encoded by the coding sequence GTGGGCAGCAATGCAGTCCTCTATCTCGAACCGACCCGGGAGGTTCGGCCGATTGAACCGGAGTCTTCCACTCCCGCGGCCCCGCGTCTGCGCATCGTGGAGCGCGACTGGCGAAGCTTCGAGTGCCCCGCCGAACTGGCAAGCTGGAACGCCCTTTCGCTGAGGGCGAGCGAACCCAACCCTTTCCTCGAAAGCTGGTGCCTTCTCCCGGCTCTCCGGGCGCTGGACAGCTGCGGCGACGTGGAATTGCTGTGCCTGGAAGCCGACGGTCAACTGGCAGGGCTGCTCCCTGTCCGTCGCGAAGCGAGCTACTACGGGCACCCGGTTCCCCACTGGCGCAACTGGCTTCATCCCAATGCCTTCCTCGGCACGCCGTTAATCGCACGCGGGCTGGAGAAGGCGTTCTGGCTCGAATTGCTCGCCTGGATGGACAAGAACGCCGGCGGCGCCCTGTTCCTTCATCTCGAGCGCCAAGCGGGGGAAGGCCCGGTTGGTGGAGCCCTGCTCCAAGTCCTCGAGCACATGTCCCGCCACGCCGCGACAGTCATGCAGGAAGAGCGGGCGATGCTCCGCTCGGAACTGGAGCCCGACGCCTATCTGGAGCGGGCCCTTTCAGGAAAGAAGCGCAAGGAATTGCGCCGCCAGCACCGCCGCCTTGGCGAAGAAGGCGATCTATCTTCCGAATGCCTGCGCGATACCGCGGGCCTCGATGATTGGATCGAGGCGTTCCTCCAGCTGGAACGCGCGGGCTGGAAAGGCGAGGCTGGATCAGCCCTCGCCTGCGATAATGCTACCGAGGCGTTTTTCCGCGACACTCTGATTGGCGCGGCGCGGCATGGGCGGCTTGAACGCCGCGCTCTTCTTCTCGACGGTCAGCCGCTCGCCATGCTTGCCAGCTTCATGTGTCCGCCTGCGGCGTTCGCCTTCAAGACGGCCTTTGACGAACGTTATGCGCGGTTCTCTCCGGGGGCGCTTCTGCAACTCGACAATATCGAGGTTCTCAAGCGTCCCGAGATCGAGTGGTCTGACAGTTGCGCCGCCATGAACCACCCGATGATCGACCAGTTCTGGCGAGAACGGCGTTCCATCGTGAGCCGCAATATCGCCATCGGTGGCGCCGCCCGCCAGTTGTTGTTCCGTCTGATCGCTGCCGTGGAGACCGCATCCGGCAGCAAGGGGTCCAAATGA
- a CDS encoding universal stress protein, which yields MRSILLHACRDDRFESRFQVALDVARQLDAHLTCLQVVSFDVAVPGDLYGTVISEMIPVIRDAALEFRAKVEDRLAKEDVRWSWAEEFGVEEGYLLDYAALADLVVVSAAPSELGGRGPSPLVGGLAIHGRAPLLVVPNEQSGLSLGGPALVAWNNSAESSRALKAAVPFLARASGVSLAIVAEEKADSEHDIPPLRGVEYLARHGIEAEIVELTQNSEGVAATLEEAARARGATYLVMGAYGHSRLRQMLFGGVTRRLLTDPGLPLLLAH from the coding sequence ATGCGCTCGATCCTGCTTCATGCCTGCCGCGACGATCGGTTTGAAAGCCGCTTCCAGGTCGCCCTCGACGTTGCGCGACAGCTCGACGCCCATCTGACTTGCCTTCAGGTCGTGTCATTCGACGTGGCCGTTCCTGGCGACCTCTACGGCACTGTCATTTCCGAGATGATCCCGGTGATACGCGATGCCGCACTGGAGTTTCGCGCCAAGGTCGAAGACCGCTTGGCCAAGGAAGATGTCCGCTGGAGCTGGGCGGAAGAGTTTGGTGTAGAAGAGGGCTACCTACTCGATTACGCGGCACTCGCCGACTTGGTCGTTGTCAGCGCCGCGCCGTCGGAACTGGGAGGCCGCGGACCCTCGCCACTGGTCGGTGGTCTAGCGATCCATGGTCGCGCTCCGCTGCTGGTAGTACCCAATGAACAATCGGGCCTGTCGCTAGGGGGGCCCGCGCTGGTCGCCTGGAACAATTCGGCAGAGTCTTCGCGTGCGCTCAAGGCGGCCGTCCCGTTTCTCGCGCGGGCGAGTGGCGTCTCGCTCGCAATCGTCGCGGAGGAAAAGGCGGACTCCGAGCATGACATCCCACCGCTGCGGGGCGTGGAGTATCTCGCCCGTCACGGAATAGAGGCCGAGATCGTCGAACTGACGCAGAACTCGGAAGGTGTTGCCGCCACCTTGGAGGAAGCGGCCCGCGCGCGGGGTGCCACTTATCTCGTTATGGGCGCTTATGGGCATTCGCGGCTGCGGCAGATGCTGTTCGGCGGGGTCACTCGCCGGTTGTTGACCGATCCCGGCCTACCATTGCTACTCGCCCACTGA
- a CDS encoding ribonuclease: MAEWLIEEGIGEHRAIQLDGDHIVAARIDWPGELAAGLVQDAVLISRSAGSRRGTARFTNGEEALVDKLPSAASEGSSIRLEVTRPAIGERRRRKLAHAKPTDASCRPAPTLAEQLRNEGHQARVVHEFPAGDGSELLAEAFEAEVAFPGGALQFSPTPALLLIDVDGTLEPKALALAAVQPLADALRRFDLGGSIGIDFPTLAEKADRRAVDDALAGALAGWPHERTAMNGFGFVQLVARQERLSLLHRATFQRAGLAARSLLRRAERLQGAGAVLLSGHPALEAQLKPEWLAELARRTGREVRWEANPTLAIAAPQAQLVPR, from the coding sequence TTGGCTGAGTGGCTCATCGAGGAAGGGATCGGCGAGCATCGTGCGATCCAGCTCGATGGAGACCACATCGTCGCGGCGCGGATCGATTGGCCCGGAGAGCTGGCAGCTGGCCTTGTGCAAGATGCGGTCCTGATCTCGCGCTCCGCAGGGAGCCGGCGGGGTACGGCGCGTTTTACGAATGGCGAGGAAGCGCTGGTCGACAAGCTGCCTTCCGCAGCCAGCGAAGGCAGCTCGATCCGACTGGAAGTGACGCGCCCGGCCATTGGCGAGCGTAGGCGCCGCAAGCTGGCGCACGCAAAGCCGACCGACGCCTCGTGCCGACCTGCCCCGACTCTCGCCGAACAATTGCGAAACGAGGGCCACCAAGCACGCGTTGTGCACGAATTTCCCGCTGGAGATGGATCGGAATTGTTGGCCGAAGCCTTCGAGGCTGAAGTCGCATTTCCAGGCGGCGCTCTGCAGTTCAGCCCTACGCCAGCGTTGCTCCTGATCGACGTCGATGGGACACTCGAACCCAAGGCGCTAGCGTTGGCCGCGGTCCAACCCTTGGCGGATGCGCTGCGTCGGTTCGACTTGGGCGGCTCGATCGGAATCGACTTCCCCACCTTGGCGGAAAAGGCAGACCGCCGTGCGGTGGACGACGCACTTGCCGGAGCGCTCGCGGGATGGCCGCACGAGCGCACCGCGATGAACGGCTTCGGATTCGTCCAGTTGGTAGCTCGGCAAGAACGGCTATCGCTGCTCCATAGGGCAACCTTTCAACGTGCTGGCCTCGCCGCACGCTCGCTCTTGCGCCGCGCGGAGCGTCTGCAGGGTGCGGGAGCCGTCCTACTCTCGGGTCACCCGGCGCTGGAAGCGCAGCTCAAACCCGAGTGGCTTGCCGAGCTCGCTCGCCGGACAGGGCGCGAGGTTCGTTGGGAAGCTAATCCCACTCTTGCCATCGCGGCCCCGCAAGCCCAACTCGTGCCGCGATGA
- a CDS encoding AI-2E family transporter produces the protein MNLRGDRLENGTFLLLVVAVTVLFGWLTLPYFGAILWGVVAAILFTPMYSRLVVAFSGRRSLAATLTLLTVIGLVVIPAFLLAVSLVQEATEIYVGLEEGHFDIAIVLSQLRSALPAWVSDLLGPNWTDANRLRDTLAGALSTGAQSIAGQALLFGQGALNFLAALGIMLYLTFFLLRDGDEYGSTIKSAIPLDPDLRDRLLGDFVTVVRATMKGSIVVAVIQGLLGGMIFWSLGIEGALLWGLLMGVFSLVPAVGTGIVWVPVSVYLIATGSFWEGGVLAFCGFFIIGMVDNLLRPILIGKDTKLPDFVVLISTLAGLKLFGISGFIIGPIIAALFVSVWRTFTELRQQEAAKVE, from the coding sequence ATGAATTTGCGCGGTGACCGTCTGGAGAACGGGACGTTCCTGCTTCTGGTGGTAGCAGTCACCGTGCTGTTCGGCTGGCTGACCCTGCCATACTTCGGGGCGATTCTCTGGGGCGTTGTGGCAGCGATCCTGTTCACGCCAATGTACAGCAGGCTTGTGGTGGCCTTCTCGGGCCGTCGAAGCCTGGCCGCCACGCTCACGCTCCTGACCGTAATCGGGCTGGTCGTGATACCTGCATTCCTGCTGGCGGTCTCGCTGGTGCAGGAGGCTACCGAGATCTACGTCGGCCTCGAAGAAGGCCATTTCGACATAGCTATCGTCCTCTCCCAGCTACGGTCGGCATTGCCGGCGTGGGTGTCCGACCTGCTGGGGCCGAACTGGACCGATGCAAATCGGCTCCGCGACACCTTGGCGGGCGCTCTCTCCACCGGCGCGCAGAGCATCGCCGGGCAGGCGCTGCTGTTCGGTCAGGGCGCGCTCAACTTCCTCGCCGCGCTTGGCATCATGCTTTATCTGACCTTCTTCCTGCTGCGCGACGGCGACGAGTACGGCAGCACGATCAAGTCCGCGATCCCGCTCGATCCCGATTTGCGCGACAGGCTGCTGGGGGACTTCGTCACCGTGGTTCGCGCCACGATGAAGGGGTCGATCGTGGTGGCCGTGATCCAGGGTCTCCTGGGCGGCATGATCTTTTGGTCCCTCGGCATCGAAGGAGCGCTGTTGTGGGGCCTGCTCATGGGCGTGTTCTCGCTCGTGCCAGCGGTCGGAACCGGAATCGTCTGGGTTCCTGTGTCGGTCTATCTGATCGCGACCGGATCGTTCTGGGAGGGCGGGGTGCTCGCCTTCTGCGGGTTCTTCATCATCGGCATGGTCGACAATCTGTTGCGCCCGATCCTGATCGGAAAAGATACCAAGCTGCCCGACTTCGTGGTCCTGATATCAACGCTGGCTGGGCTCAAACTGTTCGGCATCTCGGGCTTCATCATCGGCCCGATCATCGCGGCCCTGTTTGTTTCGGTCTGGCGGACCTTCACCGAGCTTCGCCAGCAGGAGGCCGCAAAGGTCGAATAG
- a CDS encoding cupin-like domain-containing protein: MNELHDLYRAEARRSAAVFPPLSRANFSASYPEGPHKLRHSLEGHPLLELEALAQLGEALPASSVEYNRGDLSIGVEGKPQGNGLTIGQTIRGIEQTNSWAVLKNIEQHPTYAALLAELLGELETEILRKTGRMLKTQGYVFVSSPNAITPYHFDPEHNILLQLVGEKSMTVFRAGDVLFAPDAVHEQYHTGGARELSWNEEFACHGLTFRLAPGEALYVPVMAPHYVRNGGVPSISLSITWRSEWSFAEADARAFNGLLRSWGLNPDPPVRWPGRNTGKAIAWRILRRTPGIR; this comes from the coding sequence ATGAACGAGTTGCATGATCTGTATCGGGCCGAAGCGAGGCGTTCGGCGGCCGTCTTCCCGCCGCTCTCGCGCGCCAATTTCTCGGCGTCCTATCCAGAGGGGCCGCACAAGCTGCGGCACAGCCTCGAAGGGCATCCGTTGCTCGAACTCGAAGCCCTGGCGCAACTTGGCGAAGCGCTGCCGGCGAGTTCGGTCGAGTACAATCGCGGGGACCTTTCAATCGGTGTCGAAGGCAAGCCGCAAGGCAATGGCCTGACCATCGGCCAGACGATCCGCGGGATCGAACAGACCAACAGCTGGGCGGTGCTCAAGAATATCGAGCAGCACCCCACTTACGCCGCGCTGCTCGCTGAATTGCTTGGCGAACTTGAGACGGAGATCCTCCGCAAGACCGGGCGAATGCTGAAGACACAAGGCTACGTCTTCGTGTCCAGCCCGAACGCCATCACCCCGTATCATTTCGATCCGGAGCACAACATCCTGCTGCAGTTGGTCGGAGAGAAATCGATGACCGTGTTTCGCGCGGGCGACGTGCTGTTCGCTCCAGACGCGGTACATGAGCAATATCACACCGGCGGTGCACGAGAGCTCTCCTGGAATGAGGAATTCGCCTGCCACGGCCTCACCTTCCGCCTTGCTCCAGGCGAAGCGCTGTACGTGCCGGTCATGGCCCCGCATTATGTTCGCAACGGGGGCGTCCCCTCGATCTCACTGTCGATCACCTGGCGTAGCGAATGGAGCTTCGCCGAAGCCGACGCCCGCGCTTTCAACGGGTTGTTGCGTAGCTGGGGGCTGAATCCCGACCCACCGGTACGGTGGCCCGGGCGCAACACGGGGAAAGCAATCGCGTGGCGCATTCTGCGCCGGACCCCCGGCATCCGTTGA
- a CDS encoding Maf family protein, translated as MSTPPSLVLASASPRRRELLARLGIEPAQVVPADIDETPLPREIPRNYAVRVAREKAVAAASSDHHVLAGDTVVALGRRILPKADDEATARRCLELLSGRRHRVLSAIALRSPDGTLRERLSETVVRFKNLSAAEIDAYIEGGEWHGKAGGYAIQGSAEGLIAWIGGSHSGVVGLPLFETRALLKSAGFALG; from the coding sequence GTGTCCACGCCCCCATCTCTCGTCCTTGCTTCGGCAAGTCCGCGGCGGCGTGAGCTGTTGGCGCGGCTCGGCATCGAGCCGGCGCAAGTCGTGCCTGCAGACATCGACGAGACGCCGCTGCCTCGCGAGATTCCACGGAACTATGCGGTCAGAGTGGCGCGCGAGAAAGCCGTCGCCGCAGCCAGTTCGGATCACCACGTGCTCGCTGGCGACACGGTCGTCGCGCTCGGTCGAAGGATCTTGCCGAAAGCCGATGACGAAGCCACGGCTCGCCGCTGCCTCGAGCTTCTTTCCGGCAGGCGCCACCGCGTGCTGTCCGCCATCGCCCTGCGTTCGCCCGACGGCACCTTGCGAGAGCGGCTGAGCGAAACGGTCGTCCGTTTCAAGAACTTGTCCGCTGCCGAAATCGACGCCTACATCGAAGGGGGCGAGTGGCACGGCAAGGCCGGGGGCTATGCCATCCAGGGCAGCGCTGAAGGCCTGATCGCGTGGATCGGCGGTAGCCACTCGGGCGTCGTCGGCCTGCCGCTGTTCGAAACGCGAGCGCTGCTCAAATCCGCTGGGTTCGCTCTTGGCTGA
- a CDS encoding acyl-CoA thioesterase — protein sequence MATEKIHVPTPEQLVADLVLLLNLEPRGADTFVGRRQDGGTGRVFGGQAIAQALGAARRTVPEDRHTHSLHAYFLRGGSDALPIEFRVKRDLDGRSFSNRRVVASQQGAPILNLVASFQKPQQGLTHQYAVMPQVPPPEELEPDAAIRQRAGAEMPEGPLRDLMLRARPIDIRSVEPRNWQSPGKREPRAHAWFRTIAPLPDDQPIHRAVLAYASDFQLLSTAIQPHGLSFHKGEIKAASLDHAIWFHDAFRADEWLLYVTESPWSGLARGFGRGQIFTRDGRLVASVAQEGMIRPVEG from the coding sequence ATGGCGACTGAAAAGATACACGTACCAACGCCCGAACAGTTGGTTGCCGATCTCGTACTGCTACTCAACCTGGAGCCTCGCGGCGCGGACACCTTCGTGGGCCGTAGGCAAGACGGTGGGACCGGGCGCGTGTTCGGCGGCCAGGCGATCGCCCAGGCGCTCGGCGCTGCCCGGCGAACCGTGCCCGAAGATCGTCACACCCATTCGCTTCACGCTTACTTCCTGCGCGGCGGCAGCGACGCCTTGCCGATCGAGTTCCGCGTCAAGCGAGACCTCGATGGGCGGAGCTTCTCCAATCGCCGTGTCGTAGCCAGCCAGCAAGGCGCGCCGATCCTCAACCTGGTCGCCTCGTTCCAGAAACCTCAGCAAGGCCTGACGCACCAGTATGCGGTGATGCCGCAGGTACCTCCGCCCGAAGAGCTCGAGCCCGACGCCGCGATCCGCCAACGGGCCGGAGCCGAAATGCCCGAAGGTCCTCTACGCGACCTCATGCTTCGCGCCCGGCCGATCGACATTCGCTCGGTGGAACCGCGCAACTGGCAATCTCCGGGCAAGCGTGAACCGCGTGCCCACGCTTGGTTCCGGACCATCGCTCCCCTTCCCGACGACCAGCCGATCCACCGCGCGGTACTGGCCTACGCCAGCGACTTCCAGTTGCTCTCCACCGCGATCCAGCCGCATGGGCTCAGCTTCCACAAAGGCGAGATCAAGGCGGCGAGCCTCGACCATGCGATCTGGTTCCACGATGCCTTCCGCGCCGACGAATGGCTGCTCTACGTTACCGAGAGCCCGTGGTCGGGCCTCGCCCGAGGATTTGGCCGAGGACAGATCTTTACCCGCGACGGTCGCCTGGTCGCCAGCGTCGCGCAAGAAGGGATGATCCGGCCCGTCGAAGGCTAG
- a CDS encoding DUF6351 family protein, whose product MNRPTIRRARLALTLSLPLLAVAASPALSADGDKGGACSALVGADFGKGVEITSATSVPAVAPGTRVQFGFNSFTDAGVPAHCRVEGVINSRTGAQGKAFGIGFELALPEPWNGRFLLQGGGGLNGSVGRALGDVAAGGVPALSRGFAVVSHDSGHKGAVFDASFSVDQRAALDFAEASVRTVTLVAKDIVQQHYGREIAHSYMAGCSTGGRESMLASQRYPELFDGIVVGAPAMRTGFSNLGAAYAKVQFNQAAPRDAEGKPLPEQAFSPADRQTILKGMLAQCDALDGLEDGMIMNVAQCRFQPAKLQCSRAKQDGCLSGAQVGALERAFAGPKDASGHPLYVPVPFDTGVVDTSGPISGYIVSGKADILGPANRDLAMDLDAAAWTIRSDAMQRLTDTNVWTNLNTFLGKGSKILFYHGVSDPWFSANDTWDYWQRAREANGAEAWDNASRFYMVPGMAHCGGGNAFDRFDLLSEVVAWVEEGKAPSNPVARRSSAPDEERPLCQYPAYPRYKGGDSKKASSYVCTQPTA is encoded by the coding sequence ATGAATCGACCGACCATCAGGCGCGCGCGCCTTGCGCTGACCTTGTCACTTCCGTTGCTGGCCGTCGCTGCCAGTCCCGCGCTGTCGGCGGATGGGGATAAAGGAGGCGCTTGTTCCGCCCTGGTCGGTGCCGACTTCGGCAAAGGAGTCGAGATCACCTCCGCGACTTCGGTTCCCGCCGTGGCGCCGGGTACGCGAGTTCAGTTCGGCTTCAACTCGTTCACCGACGCCGGCGTGCCCGCCCATTGCCGGGTCGAAGGTGTGATCAACAGCCGTACCGGCGCGCAGGGCAAGGCGTTCGGCATCGGCTTCGAGCTGGCGTTGCCCGAGCCCTGGAACGGCCGCTTTCTGCTTCAGGGTGGCGGCGGCCTCAACGGCAGCGTGGGTCGTGCTCTCGGTGATGTCGCAGCAGGAGGCGTTCCGGCACTTTCGCGCGGCTTTGCCGTGGTCAGCCATGACAGCGGGCACAAGGGCGCAGTATTCGACGCCAGCTTCTCGGTCGATCAGCGCGCGGCGCTCGATTTCGCCGAAGCTTCGGTGCGCACGGTGACCCTGGTGGCCAAGGATATCGTGCAGCAGCACTACGGACGCGAGATCGCGCACAGTTACATGGCTGGATGTTCGACAGGTGGGCGCGAAAGCATGCTCGCCTCACAGCGCTATCCCGAACTGTTCGACGGTATTGTCGTCGGCGCCCCGGCGATGCGGACCGGCTTCTCGAACCTCGGCGCGGCCTATGCCAAAGTGCAGTTCAACCAGGCCGCTCCCCGAGACGCAGAGGGCAAGCCGCTACCTGAGCAGGCCTTCAGCCCCGCCGATCGCCAGACTATCCTGAAAGGGATGCTCGCCCAGTGCGACGCGCTCGATGGGCTTGAGGACGGCATGATCATGAACGTGGCGCAGTGCCGTTTCCAGCCGGCCAAGCTGCAATGCTCGCGCGCCAAACAGGACGGTTGCCTTAGCGGCGCGCAAGTCGGTGCGCTCGAGCGGGCCTTTGCCGGACCAAAGGACGCCTCAGGCCATCCGCTCTACGTGCCGGTGCCATTTGATACTGGTGTGGTCGACACCTCGGGCCCGATCTCGGGCTATATCGTTAGCGGCAAGGCCGACATCCTCGGGCCGGCCAATCGGGATCTCGCGATGGACCTGGACGCCGCGGCATGGACCATTCGCTCCGACGCGATGCAGCGGCTGACCGACACCAACGTGTGGACCAATCTCAACACCTTCCTCGGCAAGGGCAGCAAGATCCTGTTCTACCACGGCGTTAGCGATCCCTGGTTCTCCGCCAACGACACCTGGGACTATTGGCAGCGTGCGCGCGAAGCGAACGGGGCAGAGGCGTGGGACAATGCCAGCCGCTTCTATATGGTCCCGGGCATGGCCCACTGCGGCGGCGGCAACGCGTTCGACCGTTTCGACCTGCTGAGCGAAGTGGTTGCCTGGGTCGAAGAGGGCAAAGCGCCCTCCAACCCTGTTGCCCGCCGCAGCTCTGCACCCGATGAAGAGCGGCCACTCTGTCAGTACCCGGCCTATCCACGCTACAAGGGTGGCGACAGCAAGAAGGCCAGCAGTTACGTCTGCACGCAGCCGACGGCCTGA
- a CDS encoding DNA gyrase inhibitor YacG: MTNRPCPICRKARSEEFAPFCSSRCRDRDLAQWFNDGYTVPGPPADPEDIAKGE, encoded by the coding sequence ATGACCAACCGTCCCTGCCCGATCTGCCGCAAAGCGCGATCCGAAGAATTCGCGCCCTTCTGCTCTAGCCGCTGTCGCGACCGCGACCTCGCGCAATGGTTCAACGATGGCTACACCGTGCCCGGCCCGCCTGCTGATCCGGAAGACATTGCCAAGGGTGAATGA
- the uvrC gene encoding excinuclease ABC subunit UvrC, whose product MARTPAGSPPHPKGAERFHEERATYTVRGAAQPDLEAGVAAIREVVRTLKPKPGVYRMIDVRGDVLYVGKARALKNRVANYTQVAGLPLRLQRMVAQTRGMEIITTNSEAEALLLEAQLIKRFRPAYNVLLRDDKSFPFILLRAEHDFPRIMKHRGARKAKGDYYGPFASAGSVNTTINALQKLFLLRSCTDSFFSRRDRPCLLYQIKRCSAPCVGRIDKAGYDELIREAKDFLGGRSGAVQKKIETQMAAAAEALDFETAATMRDRLRAATFIQGTQAINAEGVGNADVFALAEKGGQVAIQAFFIRGGQNWGHRAFFPSHTQGVEEEEVFARVLAQFYEEVPPPRTILVDRKLAEGELLELALCEVAGHRVEISVPQRGDRRRLMEQASRNAAEALDRRLAESGTQARTLREMTEFLELPEEPRRIEIYDNSHIQGANAVGAMVVAGPEGFLKNQYRKFNIKSAQTNDDFGMMREVMGRRFGRALDEDPDRDGGSWPGLVLIDGGKGQMSSVRDTLEELGIEDVPLIGVSKGPDRNAGREVFHFPDGREKTLPVNSPVLFYLQRLRDEAHRFAIGAHRQKRSRAITASPLDEIPGIGPSRKRALLLHFGTAGKVRAAALEDLQRAPGVSAAVAQAVYDFYHPSG is encoded by the coding sequence ATGGCTCGTACTCCCGCCGGATCTCCACCTCACCCTAAAGGCGCCGAGCGTTTCCACGAGGAGCGCGCGACTTACACCGTGCGCGGCGCGGCCCAGCCCGATCTCGAAGCGGGGGTGGCGGCCATTCGTGAGGTCGTGCGGACGCTGAAGCCCAAGCCCGGTGTCTACCGGATGATCGATGTTCGCGGCGACGTGCTCTATGTTGGCAAGGCGCGGGCGCTGAAGAACCGCGTGGCCAATTACACACAAGTCGCGGGCCTGCCGCTCCGCCTGCAGCGCATGGTCGCCCAGACGCGCGGGATGGAGATCATCACCACCAATTCGGAAGCCGAGGCGCTGCTTCTCGAAGCGCAGCTGATCAAGCGATTTCGCCCAGCGTACAATGTTTTGCTGCGGGATGATAAGAGCTTTCCTTTCATCCTGCTGCGCGCGGAGCACGACTTTCCACGCATCATGAAGCACCGCGGGGCGAGGAAAGCGAAGGGCGACTACTACGGCCCTTTCGCCAGCGCCGGCTCGGTCAACACCACCATCAACGCCTTGCAGAAGCTGTTCTTGTTGCGCAGCTGCACTGATAGCTTTTTCTCCCGGCGCGATCGGCCGTGCCTGCTCTACCAGATCAAACGCTGTTCGGCCCCATGCGTCGGGCGCATCGACAAGGCTGGCTATGACGAGCTGATCCGCGAGGCGAAGGATTTTCTCGGCGGGCGTTCGGGCGCGGTGCAGAAGAAGATCGAGACGCAGATGGCGGCTGCCGCGGAGGCGCTCGATTTCGAGACCGCGGCGACGATGCGCGACCGGCTGCGCGCGGCGACGTTCATCCAGGGCACCCAGGCGATCAATGCCGAGGGTGTCGGCAACGCCGATGTCTTCGCCCTGGCAGAAAAGGGCGGGCAAGTCGCCATCCAGGCGTTCTTCATCCGTGGCGGCCAGAACTGGGGCCATCGTGCGTTCTTTCCCAGCCATACGCAGGGCGTAGAGGAAGAGGAGGTGTTCGCTCGCGTCCTGGCCCAGTTCTACGAAGAAGTGCCCCCACCGCGCACGATCCTGGTCGACCGCAAGCTGGCCGAAGGCGAGTTGCTCGAGCTCGCGCTCTGCGAGGTAGCCGGGCACCGTGTAGAAATTAGCGTGCCGCAACGTGGAGACCGCCGCCGCCTGATGGAGCAGGCCAGCCGCAACGCCGCCGAAGCGCTCGACCGCCGTCTTGCCGAGAGCGGAACGCAGGCGAGAACCCTGCGCGAGATGACCGAATTCCTCGAACTGCCAGAGGAGCCGCGCAGGATCGAGATCTACGACAACAGCCACATCCAGGGCGCCAACGCCGTTGGGGCGATGGTGGTCGCGGGGCCGGAGGGGTTCCTCAAAAACCAGTACCGCAAGTTCAACATCAAGAGCGCCCAGACCAACGACGACTTCGGCATGATGCGCGAGGTCATGGGGCGGCGGTTCGGGCGGGCGCTCGACGAAGATCCCGACCGCGACGGAGGATCGTGGCCAGGGCTTGTCTTGATCGACGGCGGCAAGGGCCAGATGTCGAGCGTCCGCGATACGCTGGAAGAGCTAGGCATCGAGGATGTGCCGCTGATCGGCGTGTCCAAGGGACCCGATCGCAATGCTGGGCGCGAGGTGTTCCATTTCCCCGACGGGCGCGAGAAGACGCTGCCGGTCAACTCGCCGGTTCTGTTCTACCTGCAACGCCTGCGCGACGAGGCGCATCGCTTCGCCATCGGTGCGCACCGCCAGAAGCGCAGCCGCGCGATCACCGCTTCGCCGCTTGACGAGATTCCGGGGATTGGTCCTTCGAGAAAGCGTGCTCTGCTGCTGCACTTTGGTACCGCGGGCAAAGTGCGCGCGGCCGCGCTCGAAGATTTGCAACGCGCTCCGGGCGTGAGCGCAGCGGTGGCGCAAGCGGTGTATGACTTCTATCACCCAAGCGGATAA
- the infA gene encoding translation initiation factor IF-1 has translation MAKEELLEMRGKVVELLPNAMFRVELENGHEVLGHTAGRMRKNRIRVLVGDEVLCELTPYDLTKARITYRFMPGRGGPGPQ, from the coding sequence ATGGCAAAAGAAGAACTCCTCGAAATGCGCGGCAAGGTGGTGGAACTGCTGCCGAACGCGATGTTCCGGGTAGAGCTCGAAAACGGCCATGAAGTGCTCGGCCACACGGCCGGAAGGATGCGCAAGAACCGCATCCGCGTGCTGGTGGGTGACGAGGTGCTGTGCGAACTCACCCCGTATGACCTGACCAAGGCCCGCATTACCTACCGGTTCATGCCCGGCCGGGGCGGCCCGGGCCCGCAGTAA